One window from the genome of Danaus plexippus chromosome 24, MEX_DaPlex, whole genome shotgun sequence encodes:
- the LOC116775884 gene encoding vinculin codes for MPVFHTKIIESILEPVAQQVSRLVILHEEAEDGNAMPDLARPVQAVSLAVNNLVKVGHETIESADDNLLRADMPGALHRVEGAATLLQQASDMLRGDPYSGPARKKLIEGSRGILQGTSALLLCFDESEVRKIVKECKKVLDYLGVAEVIDTMEDLAQFLRDISPALSKAAREVAARAAELTHPPHAETLARCLESVKRLAPVLICAMKTYIHILSEGGKGIEDAAENRNYLAQRMADEIHEIIRVLQLTSYVEDGGEKDNIAVLKALQSLVHSKVLAANEFLDDPEAQRTSAGERALRAALTAAARAAEHTDTHLADRLRRAARNGGINADLLCDERQYGRGREQKALTLAAELKAQLRDIQGTVNEGVRAAEKIQGGKTIAARLETAHKWLVHPACDPTTRVEGQKAINSIVSQGQRIADNLHGREKAEVMQLCSEVQRLADQLADLCMTGDGDQEEARTLTRQLTGKLHELKRAMERAVVNRVVEDFIDVAAPLRHFTDAVNAPEGTPNREGNFHDKASSLASFSSRAAAAAAMVAADITHDKRLVDQLLQHAQEVEKLSPQLICAGKIRLHYPESKVAEEHFNNLKSQYSDAVLRCRDLCDQAVDPLEFVRTAGELIQKHTYLCEDAIRNNDSQKMVDNTSAIARLANRVLLVAGRERDNTEDGAFSAALGTAQSRLQAALAPAVRAAKSVALGQPGAPPHWRTANGEIIQAISGVEEALSRHYAPPPPSPPPPPSLPPLSSLHLSSPAPPRPPPPSMSAPPRPPPPDTDDEGEDIFRRQPHPSQPILVAAHNLHKAVREWSSKDNEIIAAAKRMAILMARLSDLVRSDSKGSKRELIATAKAIAEASEEVTRLAKKLALECTDKRIRTNLLQVCERIPTIGTQLKILSTVKATMLGAQGSEEDQEATEMLVGNAQNLMQSVKETVKAAEGASIKIRTEQGAYRLRWVRRSPWYQI; via the exons ATGCCTGTTTTCCATACAAAGATCATAGAGAGCATCCTTGAGCCGGTGGCTCAACAG GTATCTCGTCTCGTCATACTCCATGAGGAAGCTGAGGATGGGAACGCCATGCCGGACCTGGCCAGGCCGGTACAGGCCGTCTCACTGGCCGTCAACAACCTCGTTAag GTGGGTCACGAGACCATAGAGTCAGCTGATGACAATTTACTCCGGGCCGACATGCCGGGGGCTCTGCACAGGGTCGAGGGGGCGGCCACGCTACTGCAACAGGCCTCTGACATGCTCAGAGGAGACCCTTACTCAGGACCCGCCAG GAAAAAGCTCATCGAAGGCTCACGGGGTATCCTCCAAGGCACTTCAGCTTTGCTTCTTTGCTTCGACGAGTCCGAAGTTAGGAAAATTGTCAAGGAGTGTAAAAAG GTGTTAGACTATCTAGGTGTTGCAGAAGTGATCGATACCATGGAGGACCTCGCCCAGTTCCTGCGAGATATCTCACCAGCTCTATCCAAAGCAGCGAGGGAG GTGGCGGCGCGTGCAGCTGAACTGACCCACCCTCCGCACGCGGAGACCCTCGCCCGTTGTCTGGAGAGCGTCAAGCGACTGGCCCCAGTACTCATCTGCGCCATgaagacatacatacacatactGTCAGAAG GAGGCAAAGGCATTGAAGATGCGGCGGAGAACAGGAACTACCTGGCCCAGAGGATGGCGGACGAGATACATGAAATCATCAG GGTGTTACAATTGACGTCGTACGTGGAGGACGGCGGCGAGAAAGACAACATCGCCGTGTTGAAGGCCTTACAGAGTCTGGTGCATAGTAAAGTGCTCGCCGCTAATGAGTTTCTTGAT GACCCTGAGGCTCAGCGGACCAGCGCCGGCGAGAGAGCTCTACGAGCAGCGCTCACGGCCGCTGCGCGAGCCGCCGAACACACTGACACACACCTCGCTGATAGACTGCGACGAGCTGCCag GAACGGCGGCATCAACGCGGACCTGCTGTGCGATGAGCGGCAGTACGGACGAGGGAGGGAGCAGAAG GCGCTGACCCTGGCCGCGGAGCTGAAGGCGCAGCTGAGGGACATACAAGGAACCGTGAACGAGGGAGTGCGAGCCGCGGAGAAGATACAAGGAGGGAAGACCATAGCCGCCAG ATTGGAAACCGCCCACAAGTGGCTGGTGCACCCCGCGTGTGATCCCACCACCAGGGTCGAGGGACAGAAGGCTATCAACAGTATCGTGTCGCAGGGACAGAGG ATAGCTGACAACCTCCATGGGCGGGAGAAAGCCGAGGTGATGCAGCTGTGCTCCGAGGTACAAAGGCTGGCCGACCAGCTCGCTGACCTCTGTATGACTGGAGACGGCGACCAGGAGGAGGCCAGGACGCTCACACG CCAGCTGACCGGCAAGCTGCACGAGTTGAAGCGCGCCATGGAGCGAGCGGTGGTCAACAGAGTGGTGGAGGACTTCATAGATGTGGCCGCTCCTCTCAGACACTTCACTGACGCTGTGAACGCGCCTGAAG GTACACCGAACCGCGAGGGTAACTTCCACGACAAGGCCTCGTCCCTGGCCAGCTTCAGCTCCCGGGCCGCGGCCGCCGCCGCCATGGTCGCCGCAGACATCACACACGACAAGAGACTCGTCGACCAGCTGCTGCAACACGCGCAGGAG GTGGAGAAGTTATCGCCTCAGCTGATCTGCGCCGGCAAGATCCGTCTGCACTACCCAGAAAGCAAA GTGGCCGAGGAACACTTCAACAACCTGAAGTCTCAATACTCCGACGCCGTTCTTCGCTGTCGCGACCTCTGCGACCAGGCGGTCGACCCGCTGGAGTTCGTCCGCACCGCtg GTGAACTCATTCAGAAGCACACGTATCTGTGCGAGGACGCCATAAGGAACAACGACTCGCAGAAGATGGTGGACAACACATCGGCCATCGCCAG GTTGGCGAACCGCGTGTTGCTGGTGGCTGGTCGCGAGCGGGATAACACAGAAGACGGAGCCTTCAGCGCCGCCCTGGGGACAGCCCAGAGCAGGCTGCAGGCGGCGCTAGCGCCCGCCGTCCGAGCCGCCAAGAGTGTCGCCCTCGGGCAACCCGGCGCCCCCCCACACTGGAGAACCGCTAACGGAGAG ATCATCCAAGCCATCAGCGGTGTGGAGGAGGCCCTCTCCCGTCACTACGCCCCTCCCCCTCCGTCCCCCCCTCCGCCGCCGTCGCTCCCCCCTCTCTCCTCCCTCCACTTGTCGTCGCCGGCCCCGCCCCGCCCCCCGCCCCCGTCCATGTCGGCGCCCCCTCGCCCGCCGCCGCCGGACACAGACGACGAGGGTGAAGACATCTTCAGAAGACAGCCTCACCCGAGCCAGCCTATCTTG GTGGCGGCCCACAACCTGCACAAGGCGGTCCGCGAGTGGTCCTCCAAGGACAACGAGATCATCGCGGCCGCCAAGCGGATGGCCATACTCATGGCGCGCCTGTCCGACCTCGTGCGCTCCGACTCCAAGG GAAGTAAGCGTGAGTTGATAGCTACTGCGAAGGCTATAGCTGAGGCTTCAGAGGAAGTGACTCGCCTCGCTAAGAAACTGGCTCTGGAGTGTACTGATAAGAGAATCAGAACT